TGACACCACGCTCGGCCCGGCCATCGGTGCCTGCCGCTTCCGCGCCTACGAGGACGAGGAAGAGGCCTTGCGCGACGCGCTCGAACTGAGCCGTTCCATCACCTTCAAGACCGCCCTGGCCGGGCTGAACTACGGCGGCGGAGCCTGCATCGTGCTGGCCGACGCCCCGGACCACCAGCTCCAACCGCACGCCCGCGAAGGATTGTTTCGCGCGCTGGGGCGGCATGTAGACGCTCTCGGCGGGCGCATCATCCTGATCGAGGACGTCCACGTCACCCAGACCGACATCGCCTTCGCCGCACAAGAAACCCGCCACACCCTCGGCTTCCAGCAGGACACCACCGCAGCCACCGCTTACGGCGTGTATCGCGGGATCAAGGCCGCCGCGCGCTACCACATCGGCACCGAGAGCATGCGCGGCGTGCGCATCGCGATCTTGGGCGTGGGCGAGGTGGGTGGGAAACTCGCTGCCCACCTCGCCCGTGAGGGCGCACGCCTGACCCTGGCCGACAGCAAGCCGGGCCGTGCGGCCCGGGTGGCCGAACAGCTCGGAGCCGACACCGTACCGGCCAACGAAGTCTTCGACGTGCCCTGCGACATCTTCTCGCCCTGCGCTTTTGGCGGCTCGATCAGCAAGGCTGCCGCCGGCAGCCTGCAGGCCCGCATGGTGGCCGGCGGCGAGCACAACCCGCTGGCCAAAGGGGCCGACGTGGTCCTCGAGGAGGCCGGCATCGCCTACATTCCCGACTACCTGCTCAACGCTGCCGGCCTGCTGGTGGGCACCGGGCTGAGCCTCGAGGAGGCCGCCGAGCGGGTGTACAGCGACGTAGGCTGGGTGTGCGCCGAAGCCCAGACCCGCGACGAGAGCACGCACCAGACCGCCCGTCGCCTCGCCGAGCAGCGCATCTCGATGATCGCCTCGATCGGCTCGTTCTTCCGTCAGGCTCCCTGACCCCCCCATCAGACATGACCCACTTTTCCCCTTTCATCATCGGCGTCGCGGGCGGAACCGGCAGCGGCAAAACCACCGTCACCCGCCGCGTCATCGAGACGGTCGGCGCCGAGCGCGTAGCGGTCCTCGAGCAGGACAACTACTACCGCGACCAGAGCGACCTGCGCCCCGAGCAGCGCCGTCAGACCAACTACGACCACCCGGCGGCCTTCGACTGGGATCTGCTGACCGCGCATCTCGATGCGCTGCGCAGCGGAGTGCCCATCGAGATGCCGCTGTACGACTTCACCCAGGACACCCGCTCGTCCGAGACCCGCACGCTGGTTCCGGCCCCGGTGATCGTCCTCGAGGGCATCTTCGCGCTGTACGACCCGCGCGTGCGCGACCTGATGCAGCTCAAGATCTTCGTGGACGCCGATCCGGACGTGCGCTTCATCCGCCGCCTCGAGCGTGACACGGTCGAGCGCGGCCGCAGCGTTCAGAGCGTGGTGCAGCAGTACCTCGAGTTCGTGCGGCCCATGCACCTGCAGTTCGTGGAGCCCACCAAGCGTTACGCCGACGTCATCATTCCGCACGGCGGCCACAACGAACCCGCCCTGGACATGCTCTCCGCCCGCATCGGGGCCCTGTAAGGAGATTTATGCTACGCCGCATCCTGATGGTCCTGATTCTTCTCAGCCTGATTCCGGCGCTGCTGCTGGTCGGGCAGCGGATCCAGTTCGAGAACGCGTACAAAACGGTCGCGCTGCTGATGGACTTTCCCAGCCTGCAGTCGCAGGCCTCGGTGCACGGCCTGACCGCCTCGCAGCTGCTGGAGCGCTACCGGCAGTACGGGGTCAACGGTGTGGCGGTGTACGAGGATACGCTGCAGAGCAAGGTGCGTCGCGGCGAGCTGATTTACCGCGACGGCGCCGCGCTGCTGACCGACGATCCGCAGGCCCCGGTCAAGCCGAACTGGACCTACCTGTCCTCGGTACAACCCGGACTGATCGAGTCTTTGCGCGACCGTTACAACGTTCCCTACGAGGAGGTGCAGGCGGCGGGACGCCATTGGACCGGCTGGCCGGTGGACGCCCGCAACTTCCTGGCGGGTCCGGACCAGGCCACCATCGACGGCCTCAAGGCTAGCGGTTATCTGGTGGCCTACCGCCCCTACGACCAGCTCACCGTCAAGGAGCCGGGCAGCGACCTGCCCGACGTGCCCTTTTTGATCTTCAACGGCCTGACCGTGCCGGGCTCGAGCAGCCCCGAGCGGCTGGCCGCCTTCAAGGCGCAGCTGGGCGAGCGCCAAGTGGCCTTAATCGAGGGCACCCTCCAAAAAGGCATCGTGGAGCTGGTCAAGGACCGCCCGG
This window of the Deinobacterium chartae genome carries:
- a CDS encoding Leu/Phe/Val dehydrogenase; the protein is MLILNAIESYGHEQVVFLNHPPSGLRAILAIHDTTLGPAIGACRFRAYEDEEEALRDALELSRSITFKTALAGLNYGGGACIVLADAPDHQLQPHAREGLFRALGRHVDALGGRIILIEDVHVTQTDIAFAAQETRHTLGFQQDTTAATAYGVYRGIKAAARYHIGTESMRGVRIAILGVGEVGGKLAAHLAREGARLTLADSKPGRAARVAEQLGADTVPANEVFDVPCDIFSPCAFGGSISKAAAGSLQARMVAGGEHNPLAKGADVVLEEAGIAYIPDYLLNAAGLLVGTGLSLEEAAERVYSDVGWVCAEAQTRDESTHQTARRLAEQRISMIASIGSFFRQAP
- the udk gene encoding uridine kinase, coding for MTHFSPFIIGVAGGTGSGKTTVTRRVIETVGAERVAVLEQDNYYRDQSDLRPEQRRQTNYDHPAAFDWDLLTAHLDALRSGVPIEMPLYDFTQDTRSSETRTLVPAPVIVLEGIFALYDPRVRDLMQLKIFVDADPDVRFIRRLERDTVERGRSVQSVVQQYLEFVRPMHLQFVEPTKRYADVIIPHGGHNEPALDMLSARIGAL